From the genome of Haloterrigena sp. KLK7, one region includes:
- a CDS encoding CAP domain-containing protein has product MCPRSRSTTDLDLDESGDRAVLRSLFRLLVAVALIGALALGTAVMAPAVLEGIDTGDLEGPGGIGSDVTPSSDPPPAGERNPDVTDPDDPGNSSYETDVETVDSVTVEDFVHAKVNDRRAEHGLEPLKWDGTIASVGRAHSYDMAQREYFAHVNPEDEAPMDRFRDVDNYCRGYGENIALTWVDRPVENSATGETVRYRTAEGLAEGLVNQWMNSTDHRRAILEQGTPHWDRGGVGVYIADDGAVYASHNFCVER; this is encoded by the coding sequence ATGTGTCCCCGGTCCCGATCGACTACCGACCTCGATCTCGACGAGTCCGGCGACAGGGCCGTTCTGCGATCGCTGTTCCGCCTGCTCGTCGCCGTCGCCCTGATTGGTGCCCTCGCTCTCGGAACCGCCGTCATGGCCCCGGCGGTCCTCGAGGGCATCGACACGGGCGATTTGGAGGGGCCCGGCGGTATCGGCAGCGACGTCACGCCGAGTTCGGACCCGCCGCCGGCGGGCGAGCGCAACCCCGACGTCACCGATCCGGACGACCCGGGCAACTCGAGCTACGAGACCGACGTCGAGACGGTCGACTCGGTGACCGTCGAGGACTTCGTCCACGCGAAGGTCAACGACCGGCGGGCCGAACACGGCCTCGAGCCCCTCAAGTGGGACGGGACGATCGCCTCCGTCGGCCGCGCGCACAGCTACGACATGGCCCAGCGAGAGTACTTCGCGCACGTCAATCCCGAGGACGAGGCGCCGATGGATCGGTTTCGGGACGTCGACAACTACTGTCGGGGCTACGGCGAGAACATCGCCCTGACGTGGGTCGACCGCCCCGTCGAGAACTCCGCTACCGGTGAGACCGTCCGTTACCGGACCGCGGAGGGCCTCGCGGAGGGGCTCGTCAACCAGTGGATGAACTCCACCGACCACCGGCGGGCGATCCTCGAGCAGGGGACCCCCCACTGGGACCGCGGCGGCGTCGGCGTCTACATCGCCGACGACGGCGCGGTCTACGCGTCGCACAACTTCTGTGTCGAGCGGTGA
- a CDS encoding lycopene cyclase domain-containing protein produces MVPDISVFGRYTYLATELFWGAVAAVLLRRANALRKAGVTILALYPIAYLWDRYTLAVGVFDIKLRTGIDIAGIPLEEHLFMAVVPGLVIGIHETIFGERRAETEVSGQS; encoded by the coding sequence ATGGTGCCCGATATCAGCGTCTTCGGTCGATACACCTACCTCGCGACGGAACTGTTCTGGGGGGCCGTCGCCGCCGTCCTCCTCCGGCGGGCGAACGCGCTCCGGAAAGCCGGCGTCACGATCCTCGCGCTGTATCCGATCGCCTACCTCTGGGACCGCTACACCCTCGCCGTCGGCGTCTTCGACATCAAACTCCGGACCGGCATCGATATCGCCGGCATCCCGCTCGAGGAACACCTGTTCATGGCGGTCGTCCCCGGTCTCGTGATCGGTATCCACGAGACGATCTTCGGCGAGCGACGGGCCGAGACCGAGGTATCTGGCCAGAGCTAG
- a CDS encoding AEC family transporter encodes MELFVRLSGLLVVLLLGAGLRTTGLLDARRTARLNAVAYYVALPALIFVSTYDRAIGELLSLTLLGGLLFVLFATVGLAWLVHRDRASMGRRSVAVVQSYHSNLGYLGLPLVAATFDAEVTATASVVLGVVTLTQLPLSVLLLSTLNGADAAIGDELRGLAKNPVLGSLIAGLAVGSLGITLPGPAATGLDLLGSVALPLALLCVGASLEVDLPSIDVGATTAVIGLKIVCMPALAWAVFSVLAVDAATFTAAVVMLGTPTAVSTFVFAAELGGDEEFASLNVFATTLVSMLTLFVLISLVS; translated from the coding sequence ATGGAACTGTTCGTCCGGTTGTCCGGTCTGCTGGTCGTCCTCCTGCTCGGGGCGGGACTCCGCACGACCGGCCTGCTCGACGCCCGCCGGACGGCGCGGTTGAACGCGGTCGCCTACTACGTCGCCCTGCCGGCGCTGATCTTCGTCTCGACGTACGATCGGGCGATCGGCGAGTTGCTGTCGCTGACGCTGCTGGGTGGGTTGCTGTTCGTGCTGTTCGCGACGGTCGGGCTGGCGTGGCTCGTCCACCGCGACCGGGCGTCGATGGGTCGGCGGAGCGTGGCGGTCGTCCAGTCGTACCACTCGAACCTCGGCTATCTCGGCCTGCCGCTGGTCGCGGCGACGTTCGACGCCGAGGTGACCGCGACCGCGAGCGTCGTTCTGGGCGTCGTCACGCTGACGCAGTTGCCCCTCTCGGTCCTCCTGCTCTCGACGCTCAACGGGGCCGACGCCGCGATCGGCGACGAACTGCGCGGGCTGGCGAAAAACCCCGTCCTGGGGTCGCTGATCGCCGGACTCGCCGTCGGCTCGCTGGGGATCACGCTTCCCGGTCCGGCCGCGACCGGCCTCGACCTCCTCGGTTCGGTCGCCCTTCCGCTGGCCCTCCTCTGTGTCGGCGCGTCGCTCGAGGTGGACCTCCCGTCGATCGACGTCGGCGCCACCACGGCTGTCATCGGGTTGAAAATCGTCTGTATGCCCGCGCTCGCGTGGGCCGTCTTCTCGGTGCTCGCCGTCGACGCCGCGACGTTCACCGCGGCGGTCGTGATGCTGGGGACGCCGACGGCCGTCTCGACGTTCGTCTTCGCGGCCGAACTCGGCGGCGACGAGGAGTTCGCGTCGCTGAACGTCTTCGCGACGACGCTGGTCTCGATGCTGACGCTGTTCGTGCTGATCTCGCTGGTCAGCTAG
- a CDS encoding FAD-binding oxidoreductase, which produces MGAEQTPTSGLDSGTITELESSLRGGLVTPDDESYDETRAVWNGLVDRYPTLIVRCNGAADVAKGLAFAAEHDLPFSVRGGGHHQTGSSTVDEGVVLDLAEMDTVRVDPRRKIAQVGPGCRARDVLQETQHHGLATPTGSAGDVGVPGSTLGGGIGWMRRKHGLAIDALRSVDLVTPEGELVHASPERNEDLFWAVRGGGGNFGVVTNFEFDLYEVGPIVGGLGVFYPGDEAATVLAAYDELAGDAPEEVTTLALKGHVPDLPPMPDDLVGEDAVAILGCYAGDPEAGMDALQPFREISEPLLDMSEPMPYRQLHELGTMMFPEGRNYCHRSCYVDDLSEELIDAIVDHADEAASPLAGVGVWQLGGAIGDVESDATAYPHRDAAYMLTVEANWDEGDDDANLEWARDGDDLFRSLGGYGAYGGFTGADPRTDEDVTERVYGDNVDRLAEIKARYDESNALDRNVNVTPADD; this is translated from the coding sequence ATGGGAGCAGAACAAACGCCCACTTCTGGATTGGATAGTGGCACGATTACCGAACTCGAGAGCTCACTTCGGGGAGGGCTCGTCACGCCGGACGACGAATCCTACGACGAGACTCGAGCCGTCTGGAACGGTCTCGTCGATCGGTATCCGACGCTGATCGTCCGGTGTAACGGCGCCGCCGACGTCGCCAAGGGACTTGCCTTCGCCGCCGAGCACGACCTGCCGTTTTCGGTTCGCGGCGGCGGTCACCACCAGACCGGCAGTTCGACGGTCGACGAAGGGGTCGTCCTCGATCTGGCCGAGATGGATACCGTCCGCGTCGATCCGCGGCGGAAGATCGCACAGGTCGGCCCCGGCTGTCGCGCCCGCGACGTGCTACAGGAGACCCAGCATCACGGGCTCGCGACGCCGACCGGGAGCGCGGGCGACGTCGGTGTTCCGGGCTCCACGCTCGGCGGCGGAATCGGCTGGATGCGGCGCAAACACGGGCTCGCCATCGACGCGCTCCGCTCGGTCGACCTCGTCACGCCCGAGGGCGAACTCGTTCACGCGAGTCCCGAGCGCAACGAGGACCTCTTCTGGGCCGTCCGCGGCGGCGGCGGGAACTTCGGCGTCGTCACGAACTTCGAGTTCGACCTGTACGAGGTCGGCCCCATCGTCGGCGGCCTCGGCGTGTTCTACCCCGGCGACGAAGCGGCGACCGTCCTCGCAGCGTACGACGAACTCGCGGGCGACGCCCCCGAGGAGGTGACGACGCTCGCCCTGAAGGGGCACGTCCCGGACCTCCCGCCGATGCCGGACGACCTCGTCGGCGAGGACGCCGTGGCGATCCTGGGCTGTTACGCCGGGGACCCCGAGGCGGGGATGGACGCCCTGCAGCCGTTCCGCGAGATCTCCGAGCCGCTGCTCGACATGAGCGAGCCCATGCCCTACCGCCAGCTCCACGAGCTCGGGACGATGATGTTCCCCGAGGGGCGCAACTACTGCCACCGCTCGTGCTACGTCGACGACCTCTCCGAGGAACTGATCGACGCGATCGTCGACCACGCGGACGAGGCGGCGTCGCCGCTGGCCGGCGTCGGCGTCTGGCAGCTGGGCGGCGCGATCGGCGACGTCGAGTCCGACGCGACCGCGTACCCCCACCGCGACGCGGCGTACATGCTCACGGTCGAGGCGAACTGGGACGAGGGCGACGACGACGCGAACCTCGAGTGGGCCCGCGACGGCGACGATCTGTTCCGAAGTCTCGGTGGCTACGGCGCCTACGGCGGCTTTACGGGCGCGGATCCGCGGACCGACGAGGACGTCACCGAGCGCGTCTACGGCGACAACGTCGATCGCCTCGCCGAAATTAAGGCGCGGTACGACGAGTCGAACGCGCTCGATCGGAACGTGAACGTGACGCCGGCGGACGACTGA
- the radB gene encoding DNA repair and recombination protein RadB yields the protein MNDEAIPTGCGPVDELLGGGFERGTVTQVYGPPAAGKTNLALSAAVETAVAGGTAVYVDTEGVSVDRFQQLLSARVDDEDVEAVASRIVIEDALDFEEQSEAVRDTEEFAERADLIVLDSATGFYRLERTGESDGGEALRSVARQVTHLLSLARKHDLAVVLTNQVFADPDADRTRALGGNTLEHWTGVVLRLERFRGGNRRATLEKHRSKPAGESAQFRITDRGLEGGDESVRP from the coding sequence GTGAACGACGAGGCGATTCCGACCGGCTGTGGTCCGGTCGACGAGTTACTCGGCGGGGGGTTCGAACGCGGAACCGTCACGCAGGTGTACGGCCCGCCCGCGGCGGGGAAGACCAACCTCGCGCTGTCGGCGGCCGTGGAAACGGCCGTCGCCGGCGGGACCGCGGTCTACGTCGACACCGAGGGCGTCTCGGTCGACCGCTTCCAGCAACTGCTCTCGGCCCGGGTCGACGACGAGGACGTCGAGGCCGTCGCCTCGCGGATCGTCATCGAGGACGCCCTCGACTTCGAGGAACAGTCCGAGGCCGTCCGGGACACCGAGGAGTTCGCCGAACGCGCGGACCTGATCGTCCTCGACAGCGCGACCGGCTTCTACCGCTTAGAGCGAACCGGCGAGAGCGACGGCGGCGAGGCGCTGCGCAGCGTCGCCCGGCAGGTGACGCATCTCCTCTCGCTTGCGCGCAAACACGACCTCGCGGTCGTCCTGACGAATCAGGTCTTCGCCGATCCCGACGCCGACCGCACGCGCGCGCTCGGTGGAAACACGTTAGAACACTGGACCGGCGTCGTCCTCCGCCTCGAGCGCTTTCGCGGCGGGAACCGGCGGGCGACGCTCGAGAAGCATCGCTCGAAGCCGGCCGGCGAATCGGCCCAGTTCCGGATCACGGACCGGGGACTCGAGGGCGGCGACGAGTCGGTACGTCCCTGA
- a CDS encoding YihY/virulence factor BrkB family protein, whose product MDARETLTAVYRTASDRDISFLAAAFAYYAFVSLIPLVLLALVVGSLLGGEDAAERLIVVAGDFLPAAGEELVTDALTTESGRAQATIVALAIAAWGALKVFRGLSLAFDKVYDEVAEESLIDQLRDGLVVIVAGAGAMALMVVIGTIVGFAAEVLPFAGLLSWLTLLIGLVLVFLPIYYVLPPIPVAVEDVLPGAAVAAVGWTVLQAGFQLYAANAGQYQAYGAVGAVLLFVTWLYFAGMLILFGAVLNVVLSEPPLAE is encoded by the coding sequence ATGGACGCTCGAGAGACGCTCACCGCAGTTTATCGAACGGCGAGCGATCGCGACATCTCCTTTCTCGCGGCCGCCTTCGCCTACTACGCGTTCGTCTCGCTGATTCCGCTGGTATTGCTCGCGCTCGTCGTCGGATCGCTGCTCGGCGGCGAGGACGCCGCCGAGCGGTTGATCGTGGTCGCCGGCGACTTCCTCCCGGCGGCGGGCGAGGAGCTGGTCACCGACGCGCTGACGACCGAATCCGGCCGCGCGCAGGCGACGATCGTCGCGCTCGCCATCGCCGCCTGGGGCGCGTTGAAGGTCTTTCGCGGGCTCAGCCTCGCCTTCGACAAGGTCTACGACGAGGTCGCCGAGGAGTCGCTGATCGACCAGCTCCGGGACGGCCTCGTCGTAATCGTCGCGGGCGCGGGCGCGATGGCGCTGATGGTCGTGATCGGGACGATCGTCGGCTTCGCCGCCGAGGTCCTCCCCTTCGCCGGCCTCCTGAGCTGGCTGACGCTGCTGATCGGGCTCGTCCTCGTGTTCCTGCCGATCTACTACGTGTTGCCGCCGATTCCCGTCGCGGTCGAGGACGTGCTCCCCGGCGCCGCCGTCGCCGCGGTCGGCTGGACGGTCCTCCAGGCCGGCTTCCAGCTGTACGCGGCAAACGCCGGTCAGTACCAGGCCTACGGCGCCGTCGGCGCCGTCCTGCTGTTCGTCACCTGGCTCTACTTCGCCGGCATGCTCATCCTCTTCGGCGCGGTGTTGAACGTCGTCCTCTCGGAGCCGCCGCTGGCCGAGTGA
- a CDS encoding toxin transporter yields MLLAIALACSFVFAGGVAAADDTNSGDDGADSSDLLEQDINQDADLNQYAEAELEQEQYVSQSNVGVQGGNAAYADDGGSATASNSLDQTNQNAQIGDVEAENEGEIDQEAENEFEVDFSF; encoded by the coding sequence ATGCTGCTGGCGATCGCACTGGCGTGTAGCTTCGTATTCGCAGGCGGTGTGGCTGCAGCTGACGACACCAACTCCGGTGACGATGGAGCTGACTCCAGTGACCTGCTCGAACAGGATATTAACCAAGACGCGGACCTCAACCAGTATGCGGAAGCGGAGCTCGAGCAGGAACAGTACGTGTCGCAGTCGAACGTCGGAGTGCAGGGCGGTAACGCCGCGTACGCGGACGACGGCGGTAGCGCCACTGCCTCGAACTCGCTAGACCAGACCAACCAGAACGCGCAGATTGGTGATGTCGAAGCCGAGAACGAAGGCGAAATCGACCAGGAAGCCGAGAACGAATTCGAAGTCGACTTCAGCTTCTAG
- a CDS encoding toxin transporter, translating to MLLAIALACSFVFAGGVAAADDTNSGDDGADSSDLLEQDINQDADLNQYAEAELEQEQYVSQSNVGLQAGNVAYADDGGDATASNSLDQTNQNQQVGEVEAENEGEIDQEAENEFEVDFSWNN from the coding sequence ATGCTGCTGGCGATCGCACTGGCGTGTAGCTTCGTATTCGCAGGCGGTGTGGCTGCAGCTGACGACACCAACTCCGGTGACGATGGAGCTGACTCCAGTGACCTGCTCGAACAGGATATTAACCAAGACGCGGACCTCAACCAGTATGCGGAAGCGGAGCTCGAGCAGGAACAGTACGTGTCGCAGTCGAACGTCGGACTGCAGGCCGGTAACGTCGCGTACGCGGACGACGGCGGTGACGCCACTGCCTCGAACTCGCTAGACCAGACCAACCAGAACCAGCAGGTCGGTGAGGTTGAAGCCGAGAACGAAGGCGAAATCGACCAGGAAGCCGAGAACGAATTCGAAGTCGACTTCAGCTGGAACAACTAA
- a CDS encoding CBS domain-containing protein, protein MNIADIATTEFIEVDVGTRMGKVRSMFEDGNPKGIIVTDDGAYEGVISEREVLQSHVEDDAKVAALMKPSRNAPAPQVDRNEDVRETARVLVESNAKVAPVFENDDLWGVITDDAILEAVLENLDTLTVEDIYTADPVTLVEDDGIGRAINQLREHGISRLPVLNENGYLSGVVTTHDIADFVIRENHTTTTGDRVGDTQRLLDVPVYDIMNSPVETTTLDTTAQEAVETMLEKDYAGLIVTPEDDDRVVIGVITKTDVLRALTFTEEQRMDVQITNISMLDTITREGIVENIEDVVDKYQDMQVQHAHVRFKEHQEKLRGTPLVHCQIRLRTNKGQIAGTGEGYGSENAFRVAIDKLERNVLEVKGVTSDEEYRGQLLRKLNEL, encoded by the coding sequence ATGAATATCGCTGATATCGCCACCACGGAGTTCATCGAAGTCGACGTCGGGACGCGAATGGGGAAAGTCCGTTCCATGTTCGAGGACGGCAACCCCAAGGGAATTATCGTCACTGACGACGGGGCGTACGAGGGCGTCATCAGCGAGCGGGAGGTCCTCCAGTCCCACGTCGAGGACGACGCCAAGGTGGCGGCGCTCATGAAACCCAGTCGGAACGCGCCGGCCCCGCAGGTCGACCGCAACGAGGACGTCCGGGAGACGGCCCGCGTGCTGGTCGAGAGCAACGCGAAGGTCGCTCCGGTCTTCGAGAACGACGACCTCTGGGGCGTCATCACCGACGACGCCATCCTCGAGGCGGTCCTCGAGAACCTCGATACGCTCACCGTCGAGGACATCTACACGGCCGATCCGGTCACCCTCGTGGAGGACGACGGGATCGGGCGCGCGATTAACCAGCTGCGCGAGCACGGCATCTCCCGCCTGCCCGTGCTCAACGAGAACGGCTACCTCTCGGGGGTCGTGACGACCCACGACATCGCCGACTTCGTCATCCGCGAGAACCACACGACGACGACCGGCGACCGGGTCGGCGACACCCAGCGTCTGCTCGACGTCCCGGTCTACGACATCATGAACAGTCCCGTCGAGACGACCACGCTGGACACGACCGCTCAGGAGGCCGTCGAGACCATGCTCGAGAAGGACTACGCGGGACTGATCGTCACCCCCGAGGACGACGACCGCGTCGTCATCGGCGTCATCACCAAGACGGACGTCCTGCGCGCGCTGACGTTCACCGAGGAGCAGCGTATGGACGTCCAGATCACCAACATCTCGATGCTCGATACGATTACCCGAGAGGGAATCGTCGAGAACATCGAGGACGTCGTCGACAAGTACCAGGACATGCAGGTCCAGCACGCCCACGTCCGGTTCAAGGAACACCAGGAGAAGCTCCGCGGAACGCCGCTGGTCCACTGCCAGATTCGCCTGCGGACCAACAAGGGCCAGATCGCCGGCACCGGCGAGGGGTACGGTTCCGAGAACGCCTTCCGCGTCGCCATCGACAAACTCGAGCGCAACGTCCTGGAGGTCAAGGGCGTCACCAGCGACGAGGAGTACCGGGGCCAGCTGCTGCGCAAACTGAACGAACTGTAG
- a CDS encoding helix-turn-helix domain-containing protein, which translates to MAIEASFTVDQPEFPLNTVFEQLPDATVELDRVVPTSDAVIPYFWIYAERIDDLTLDLTGDEGVDDVTVIDELDEQLFVRIDWNLDHESVLTAIVETEVTLLSGIGTAENWTFEVRSSDQQSVSEFQSYCLENGIPIQLTQLHALSPIDSDRRYDLTDGQQTALILAYSRGYFDSPRAATQADLAEELDISHQAVSSRLQRGIRRLVASTLITSQE; encoded by the coding sequence ATGGCGATAGAGGCGTCATTCACCGTCGATCAACCCGAGTTTCCCCTGAACACGGTCTTCGAGCAACTACCCGACGCCACCGTCGAACTGGACCGCGTCGTCCCGACGAGCGATGCCGTTATCCCCTACTTCTGGATTTACGCGGAGCGCATCGACGACCTCACGCTCGATCTGACCGGGGACGAGGGGGTCGACGACGTGACCGTAATCGACGAACTGGACGAACAGCTGTTCGTCCGTATCGACTGGAATCTCGACCACGAGAGCGTTCTCACCGCGATCGTCGAAACCGAGGTCACCCTCCTCTCGGGGATCGGAACGGCCGAGAACTGGACGTTCGAGGTCAGAAGTAGCGACCAGCAGTCGGTCTCCGAATTTCAGTCGTACTGTCTGGAGAACGGCATTCCGATCCAGCTCACCCAGCTGCACGCGCTCTCGCCGATCGACTCGGACCGGCGGTACGATCTGACCGACGGCCAGCAAACGGCGCTGATACTGGCGTACTCCCGAGGCTACTTCGACTCGCCGCGCGCCGCCACGCAGGCCGATCTCGCCGAGGAACTCGATATCAGCCATCAGGCGGTTTCGTCGCGGTTGCAACGCGGTATTCGGCGGCTCGTCGCGAGCACACTGATAACGTCTCAGGAGTGA